A segment of the Myotis daubentonii chromosome 6, mMyoDau2.1, whole genome shotgun sequence genome:
AAAATGGTGGGCACCTGAGCAGAAAACTGTCATTCTCTCAGAAGGCAGAAAGATACAGGCAGCCAACAAATATCCATTGCATGAAGCATAattgaatgtttaaaaaatggaagaggGAATAAAGAAGGAAGTAAAGGGTTGCAGAAATATTCTTGGTCTGTCATAAGCAGGGAGATAGGGAACATTCCAATTAttcataactaggggcccggtgcatgaaattcgtgcactgggtgtgtgtgggggggagtgtccctcagcccagcctgccccctctcacatactgggagccctcaggcgttgacccccatcaccctccaatcgcaggatcggcccctagcccaggcctgacacctctggcgtaggcgtccggcccgggcagtggggacctgcagtggcagcggggggcgccacgatcgtgggcttcgctttaggcccaggcaaggggcccccagctcctgggactgccagcctcgaccgtgcccagctcccatcgctggctccacccctacttcctgctatcactggccagggcagcaaaggctcctgattctccaatcatggctggggggcagggcaaaggcggccccagggctgccttttccctaccccccagctcttagctcccccctgggtttccgatcactgtcagtggcagggggcttcttcctgctttccctttcacctccctgcattgtgcctacatatgcaaattaaccgccatcttgttggcagttaactgccaatcttagttggcagttaatttgcatatagccctgattagccaatgaaaagggtatcgtcgtacgccaattaccatttttctcttttattagtgtagatagtccaTTCCGATTGCTGAAGAGATCCAGGCTCCTGATAACTGATAGATGAGCCGGAGGGATTTGAGAAGACAGTAAGTTATGAACCAAGCCGATATATGAGAAAGAAGCTGCTGAGGGAAGAATTTCTGATTCCTGGAAACTTTGATAGACAGGCCTCCTCAGTGAACAGCTTGGCAACTATCTGGTGATGTCACTTGAAAGAACTAAACTGTCTCTCTGCCCCAAACCGTCCTTTCCCTTTGCCTTTTCCAAGATAGCAAAAATCTCTGCATGGATCAAGGTTCCCGATTCTACTCCTGGTCTTCTGTGGAGCTGGTTTGAAGGTCCTTCCATTGATGGGACAGCTGCCCCAGTGACCCTATTTGACCCTTAATACCTATCTCATTGTTCTTTGGAAGAGACAGCCGGGTAGGTGAGGAACAATTTCCCCatagtcttcttttttaaaaaaaaatatgtatttattaaatggattggggtgacattggtcaacatgaacccCACAGTCTTCTAAAATCCAAAAAAGTGGAATTTCAGTGGTTATTGatgtcatttattcattaatatattttagatatttatcaTATCCTAgcctctcattttacagagagagagagagagagagagagagagagagagagagagagagagagattatacaCATTACCGAAAATGAGCCACTAGTCAGCATTAGCTGAAGCCACTAGAAAGAGAACTAGCCCTTCTCTCCAGCCCCCTGAGTTCCAGGTGAGGTCTATCAGTTCTATATCACTTACAGCAGTTTTAACTGATGGTGCCACACTAGCTGtaacttttacttttaatttgaCTTCTCTGCAGAATCCAGTAGATTCTGGACTGCCTTATAGGTCGCCCTTCCATGCTGAGGTCTGGTGAAGATTATTGCTTATTTAATCCAgtacattttgaattttaaatatgtactGGTCACAGATAAAATATACTTCATCAGGTTTTTAGAGGATAAAAATGATAGTAAAGATTCTAACTGAATGAGCTTTGAAAGTATTCTCAAAGAACATTATTTACCTCTCATTTTAGTGATTTCCTGGCCTTGCCACCAGTAATATTTCACAAGAAATGGAAAGAATTTGGTAAATGCCAGCtacctaaaaattaaatatattaagtgaattataattAACTGCTATTTTTAAGTGTTTCAGAATTAGCATTCAAATAAATAGGTTTGCTTTGTTGGTTACAAATTAAGAGTAGTTTCAGGAAGCTTAAGCTATAAACCAAGCCCATATATGAGAAAATCACATccatcatttttcaaaaatatgaaagATTGCTACAAATAGAACTGTTTCTATAGAGAATACAATGTACAGTATCCAGAAACTATATAGAGTGGACTCTATGTTttatcatttcattcatttttttccaatGAGAAGCGATAAATATACCAGCTgtataggtattttttttttctgttaccaTAAATAATGAAACGAATAGACTGGACTGAGTAATATGTGCAATTCAGGCTTGCTGTCTTATCAGGAGCTATTTGTATATGAAACTTTGACATGAGACTGAAAACGTGTGGTTTAAAAGCGAAGAAAACAACAGCAGCTTTATATCCTAGTGTACTGCACTTCAAATCTCGGGCTAATTTATAATGCTCTTAAAGCCCATTCTATTAAGCAGTTCAAAATTCCAATGGCTGTCTGTGTTTAGCTGATATTAGCTCCTCCACTAATCAGCCTATGACATTTTGCATGCTATTCTTCATTTTTTCCGTCTGTATTTTTTCTCATCTAGCTTTTTCAGGAATGTTATTCCTATTTCTGTCACACTGTCGCCTTTCAGTCTGTCTTGCAAGAATGTAACATCAGCAGCCAAATGAAcctaggaaagaaaagaaaaaaggctttCGTCATttacgtgttttttttttaaatgtttaataattgagttataatttatttatttaatatattttattgatttttttttttttacagagaggaagggagagggatagagagttagaaacatcgattagagagaaacatcgatcaactgcctcctgcacaccccctactggggatgtgcccgcaaccaaggtacatgcccttgaccagagttgaacctgggacacttcggtcctcaggccgacactccatcccctgagccaaacccatCAGAGCTCATTTACGTTATTTTAAGAAACAACAACTTCACtacatttttctgtctctttttttcagctttatttacCCCATAAGAGCTGACTTTGCttttggaaagacaaaaaggCGCTACCTCTGTGGATGAAGGGCCCTTTGCTGTGTGTCTTTCAAAAATGGTCTGGCTGTGTGTGAGCTCTGTGTTATGCATCTGCAAAGAGATGGGCGGTCCAGGCCAGGCCAAACCTGGGTGATTCTGTGGCAAGCCCAGAGATGGGGACCCTTGCCAAGTTTTGTTCACAGGGCTGAATGATGAATCCATCTCAAAAAGAACACCGATTCTCAGCTCAAGGATAGCCTTGACCCAATGTACCTCACAAGCAGAACTTCCAAGGATAAATGAATTCATAAACGATTCCTCTCCAACTGACTTGCCATATATCATTCTGTCCTAGCTAAATAGCATAATCATAACATAATAAGTATTGTCCTAACAATACTTAGGACTCACTTATGGCTTTGAGAGGTTTAAAAAAAGTATAGACTAAATAAATCATGACTataaaattaaagattgaaattACAGACATGAATATTTGATGCCAAGGCCTTCTTTTCCTCTGTAAGGCATAGCTCATTTCCCAGACATTGATGTGCGCTCCAAGGGCTGACTTCtctattcattaaaatatattcacataaGAGCAGCATGGTATTGTTGACCTACCCTCAATAAAATACCATTCAGCTATTTTAAGTTATTGgggtaaagaaaataaataagtgaaagtaCCTAATAAAAGCAAATAAGTGGAAAAGCCTGAGCCTAGTaatgaattaatcaaaattaattaattataatctTACCAGACTCATTTCCCTCTCTCACTAAGAATTCCTTAGCCAACCAGCCTGGATTTGTTAAACCATAGACCTTGGTAGGCCAAGTTCTTGGACCCATACAATGCACAAAAACTATGCCTCTGTGATGCCCAGCACCCAATAGAAGGATATAGACTGCACTTggaaatatagaagataaattcACCCGCATTTTTTTCCATATAAGATCTTTTTCTGACTTTGTAAAAATTTgacagaaaattaaataaaataacagggAGACTACACTGATGCTATTTGAATATTTGGGGCCACATGTTGTCTGATGCCTATGTGTCTATCATTCAGCATATATAGTCAACCATTATCCATGAAAGATGGAGACTTCTCTATCTTGCTTTTGACTCGGTTTTATGGTTCAACCCATTAACTCCCagaattctttctttcccctttcttgATTTCATGGCCATTGATTGTAGGGTaagctttaaaaaatggtagGTAGGCCTGTGGAAGATCTGGGTGACTGAtaaattatttctgttgttttactCTTTTGGACTGCCTGCTATTATGTCCTTCCCCTAATTATCACAAATAATTGAAAATTATATTCATGCTTCATTATTGGGTAGGTCAACACATATCTAGACCTGGGCCACTATCTGGTCTCACTATTCTAAATAGCTAAGCTTCTGGAAAAAGGAGACAGTTGTTTACTACCTCTGCCTAAGCTCCCGTGGCTCATCAGTCTTGGACAGAGTGTCTTCTTCTCCCTTCACTTTCCCAAAACAGCTTTTACCAAGTCCTTCCTGACCTTTTGGTCCCTAAATGTTGTGAATATTTTTCAGGTCTTGTTTTTCTTAGCCTCTGCTGCACTGGGTCTTGCTAATCACTTCCTTTTCTCGAAATACTCCCCTCTCTTGTTTCTTCGACTCCATTCTTTCCTGGTATTTTTCTAAGCTCTGGTTGCTCCTTCTCGGTATCCTTTGCAAACTTTGTATTCTCTTGTCTAGCTTACTCACTATGTTTTGTCGCCTCCTAGGGTTCCAACTgtggctctctttctctctctctctctctctctctctctctctctctctctctctctctctctttttaacacTCTATCTACACACTCTTTGAGAGTTCCAGTGCTTCTTCAGTCCACATCTCTGTGACTTGCAGGCATGTGTTAACAGCTGCTGAGCGATATCATCACTGGTGTGTATAGACACCTCAATCCCAGCAGCTGCCCAATTAAACTCCTCATTTTGTCTCTCCCATCCCCAAATGAACATCTCCTGGTTTTTCTCTCTTGATTAATAGTACAACCATCGCTATAGGTTGCTCAGAAACCtgaaaatagccctagctggattggctcagtggatagagcctcggcctacagactgaagggtccggggtttttgattccagtcaagggcacatgtctggatgTGCCCAGGTTTctgactccatccccagtgggggatgtgcaggaggcagccaatcaatgattctctctcatcattgatgattctatctctctctccctctcccttcctctctgaaatcaataaaaatatattataaattaaaaaagaaactaaaaatattccCGGAGTCTTTTCTCAACCTTGTCCCTTTAGTCAACTTATTGCCTAATCTTAAACCTGTTCTACCTTCTTAGTGTTGTTGGCATCACCCTTCTCTCCACTCCTCCTGTCAGGGCTTTCTCTGGTTTTTCTCAAGGTTCCCACCATCAActtcctaactgccctcctcctccctccagcatTGTCCCCTCCTGTGTACACTTTCACTTTGTggacaaaggaatgaaattcctaaaatacaaatttgaaaaTATCATCCCCCTGTTTATAAACCTACAGCGGGTCTCTGCTCTTTTCAGTACAAAAATCAAATTCCCAACTTGTCCTataaatgcctttaaaaaaaaaaatcaggcctCTGTAAAGAGTTTAAATCTCCTTCCTCATAACAATTCCTCTCTCAACCTATATGTCATTCATGGGAAACGAATTCAAGTTCCTCGTTCCTTGACGGAAACATCTTTTTGTGCCTTTGGACAAGCTGCTCCTTTCCCCCTGCTCCCCAAGGTTCTCACCTCACCAAACTCCCATTTATCCTTCAAATGCCAGATCACAGTTTTTCTAGGAAGTCGTCCCTGACCTTccatccacccccacccaggTCCTCCCATAGCCCTTAGTCACACTTAACATATCTGCTTTCTCTACAGGACAGAAGATTCTTGAAGGACAGCAACTGTGTCTTGTTCCTCTTTGTAAGTTCAGTGACTGACTCTTAGCAGATGCTAATCATTGTCTTAGTTAAATTTATGGATAATTCAGGTGTGGAAACCAGCCTCCAGAATAGCCTGCAATGATCCCTGGCCTCCTGTTAGTCACGCCCTCACGTAGTCCCCTCCCACTTTGCACCAGGGTTGGCAGCACCTCTTGTGATGAGATCTCCAGAGAGGCCTATTTGGCAAGGAACTTCATGAAGCCTCTAGCCAAGTTTTAGCAAGGCCATGCGTGGGCTTGGAAGTAGATTCTTTAGCTGAGACTGCAGCCCAACCAACAGCTTGATGGCATGTGTATTCAGCTGAGAAAAgctctgagccacaccacctgctAAGCTGGTCCCAGATTTCTGATCCTTGGAAACCGTGTAagacaataaacatttgttttaggTTGCTATTCTCTGGggcaatttgttacacagcactaGATAACAAATGTACCCGCAAAATGAAGCAGGAGTTTACCATTTCCAGGGCACCTCTGATAATCCCACAGAGTAAGTTGCAGTAGCATAGAGACGACCGCCCGGCAGGGAGCTCTTCCACAAACTCCACCAGTGGATTCTTGTCCAGAATCAGGGAAAATTCATTTCTGCTTGAATTATTACAGGTCACACTTGGTGTAATTCCCAAGTACATCTTGAAAGCCACCTAACAAAGAGGGGGGGAAATTACGAAAACTTGATCTAGAACAAATGTCTATAAATAGGGCACCCAAATACCCTGTTCTAGGCAGTGCTATGTAAGGGAGAAGCGCATGGAGTTTGCAGTCAAGAAGTCTGGGCTCACACTTAGCTTTGGAGTGTACTGAACGTATGACCAATGCAAGTcttaaatccttttatttttatgaaacatCTTAAGGGACTAGatcttaaaacaaaaatctttaaaagtaaACATCCTTTAGGAAGGTGGGAAATTAAAATATGACTAATCATCAACATATTAGTATGATATTTGTCACACTGAGGCTAGTAAAAGATAAGATATTGAATCAGAAGGAACACATCTGCCCTAACAGGAATGCGATAGAGCGAAGGATGCTACAGGAAGGTTAGACTCAAGGGTATGTTTGGGGAAGTGGAGGAAGTCATATTGCTAAGGATGGCAAGTCTCTGACAAGGAACAAAGAGAAGTGGTGAGAGGCACATAAATGAGTCCTAAAGTAAGTTCTCAAAAAAGTCTCCTGTTTTACAggacttacattttttttataacatGGAAATGGAGGAAACCTTGATGATTATTTCTGTTTCACTTCCATTTTCACAAATGACTAAACCAGAATCCAGAGACATAAACTGACATGGTCAAGGCTACACCATATCTTGGCTCCTAGTCCACAGCACTTTCTTTTCACAAAGCACACACACCTGGAACTTGAGGCTTATTAATGGGAATGTGTCAGCTTGATAGGTTGTTGTCCTTTAAGTgccttaattaatttaattttaaaattaagaccaGTGTAGGAGAGAAATTGATGTAATTTCtgtaaattatttctaattagaAGTACTTCTAATTAAaggttttttcattcattcattcattcagtcattcattcgtACTCAATGAGCACTGCCtgtctagtacagtgcctggcacatagtgggagTTCAATAACTATTTGAAAAAGGAATTATTGAATGAGCATCTAATCTGTTTGACACCATGTTTAGATCCAGAATACAAGTTAATAAAAAGGGCTACAGATATTAAACAAATAGCTGCAAGAGTATAATAAGTCCTGCAAGTACAATGTTATAtatagggtagggcaaaagtaggcttatagttgtgagtatgtgaaacacagactttactcttgtattattatttattaattattgtattattttctatatgaacaactaaacctacttttgccccacctgtatTAAGAAGCAATCCTGGAAATAATCACAGAGGAAGGAACTTCTACCCTGTTCATGAATACTGAGTGAGAGTTTGTCAGCTGAACAAAGAGGGGATGGTGGGGGTGATATTCCAGGTAGAGGGAACGTATCCTGGGCATGAAACGCCATGATAAGACTCACGGGAGGCTGGCATTTATCAGCTTGTAGGCAGTGGGGAGGCTCAAAGTCATGACTAAGCTACGGCAGAATTCAGTTTCTGTTTTATAGGGATCTCCTTTGTGTCAGCATGGAGGGTGGATTCAGGACAGAGGGGATGCTGGGCATGAGGTCAAAGGCAGACATGCCAATCAAAAGATTACTATGATAGCCCAGGAAAGAAATGATGAGGACTTCTCATTTTGTCTTTCATTCAAAACTCAAAGGCTCACTAAAGTTTTCCTATGAATTCCAAGTAGCCCAAATCCTAAAATTTGCTGCACGTCTCTGCCACTAGCCAGCTTGAAAGAATATAAAGTGAATTTCCTGCTCTTAAGTAGCAAGAGAGAAAAAACCAGCACAAATGTCCAGACTTGGACATTGACTTGGCTCCCGACCAACTGGCTGAAACCCATTTCTGGCAATGCTTTGATTTCTCCGGTTGGAAAATTCCTAGACTATTATTTACATGAGTGAGAATTTCTTTCAGATTCTCAATGCATGGAAATAACATAAAAACGGAGGCTTTGCACTTTGAATTTAATTGCCAGTGTTTTGGCTCTAGTTTCACGGCCCAATACCCACCAGTAGGAGGCATTGTCTAAACACAGTTGGGAAATACTCATTCTTGGGGAATGACATTGTTTTCCTTATCTGGCCGAATTCGGTCTGGGAGGGAGGATGGCTGCTTGCAAGGAAGAGCTCCACCCTCAGCCACGGCCACAGCCGCTCTGCCAATAAATAAGGCAAAGCATCTCCCCGCTTTATTTACCTCCAAAATGGATGCTTTCAATGGGATTTTGAAGTTCATCCTGCACCAGAAGACGGTGATTGGCTACAGCTtcatggctctgctgaccctGGGAAGCGAGCGGCTCTTTTCACTCGTGGCGTTCAAGTGCCCCTGCAGCACCGAGAATGTACTGTACGGGCTGGTTTTCCTTTTTGCTCCCGCCTGGGTTTTACTCATCCTGGGATTCTTCCTGAACAACAGGTCCTGGAGACTCTTCACAGGCTGCTGCGTGAACCCCAGGAAAATCTTCCCCCGGGGCCACGGCGGCCGCTTCTTCTATGTCCTGGGCCAGATCACTCTGAGTTCCTTGGTGGCTCCAATGATGTGGCTGTCGGTGGCTTTGCTCAATGGCACTTTCTATGAATGTGCCATGAGCGGGACAAAAAGTGCAAGACTCCTGGGATTGATTTGCAAGGACAAGCCCAAAGAGTGCTGGGAAGAGCTTCACAAAGTGTCATGTGGCAAAACCAGCATGACAGCCACGGACAGCGAGGAGCTGAAGCTGTCCCTGCAAGCTCAGTCtcaggtaaaaaaaacaaacaaacaaaaaaaaaacttggctTTCCCTCCCAGCTTGAGCTATTCTCTCAGTTCGCCTTCTAGTCAGGGCTGAGTCTGAATCCTGCCAGAACAGTTTGAGACAAAATGGAAATTGGAACAGGATGCCGTGTTAAGACCATCTCGGGAAAAGCTTTTTAGAAGTCGGAGGGGCTCAGTAAAACTGCTGATTGAATTGTCTCTTCCATTTCCGAACAGAACATATCCTCTGGGTTCTGTGTACGTAAATACTTAAGTACTTTAAAACTATCTCTCTGGGTTGACTTTATAAATAATGCACGATACTAACTCATAATTGAGTGTTAAGGCCAGAGCTGTAATTAGAAATTACTGCTGTctatcaattatttattttcaaattggtttctcagaaaaacacacacaacaaaacccaCACACATAGCGTTCATCTATTAAAATATAGCTGAACCAAATGAGTTAATAATACTTTGCAATGTTGCATGCAATATCGTTAAAATCAAGATCCCCTTGAATGATTTCTGGCAACTTCTATCTCTGTGTGTAAATAGTGTCAGGATTGAGAAGCATTTCCCAGATAACTAGGAATTGGCCGTCTTTAGCCTCTGGTGAAAAGCGGTCACATTCTCTAGGGAGGTGAGTCCTCCGCTCTTTGTGCTATACAGCTCAACAAGTCTCATACGACTTTAGAAGCTCACGACTCGGGGCATTGTTTTATGTACCAGAAGGAAATCACAGCTTTCCCTGACTGATGTGGGGAAGTAGCTTGTCATCCTTCCAGGTTCGTGAGCACAAATCCAGATGTGAAGCCTTGCCCTGCCTCAGGAAAGACTGCATTCCTGCTTGTGAGGAGAAGGAATTGCATTCCCCAAACCAACACAGGCAATAAGAGTGGATAAACGGATCCACAACTGGTCAGCAATGCCACTTGTTTTGGAATAAACTCGCTGAAAATagtataattttacttttcaacAAGGATTTACACATCAAGGCAAAGAGTGTTTTTGAAATCCTGCATTCCAAAGCTGGCTGGCAGTGTTGTCATATACTTTCCATAAACCGATAAGCCTAAAATCTTTTGTGTAATGCATAAAGTACATCTTAGATAAAAACATGCCAGGCTCCCAGatgtctttcttcttttgttgaAGGAAGGTATTAATTAGGAATGTTATGACACAATGAGTGATTTGTGATTTATGTCCCCAGGCACCAGGCTCCATTCAGTTAGTGCCAGATCCAAACACGTATCACCGTGTGAGCTTTTCTTCTCTAAACACAAGCACGAGGAAATCATGCACGTGCTGTCATAGCTGAACCTGGGCACACCGACCTGTTTTACTTTTCAGCAGAATGAAAAGGACCTGGGGCTGATTCCTGGGGGAGGACGCGTGAGGGATGTGAACAAGGCAAGCTGTGTCAATAGCAGGTGCTCACAGTAGCTCAGGTAGTCAGGAGAAACAAACAGTCCAGACTAATAGTTGGGCATGTGGGTGGGGGTGAAAAAAGTGTCCCATCCATAGGTGGGGCAGAGAAACAAGAAACCCAGCTGGGTGATGCTCTTTTCTTAAGGGAGGTAAAGTGTAGTAGTGGAAAGAACTTGACCTTGGAGTTGGCTAGCCTTGGATTTGAGTCCTGACCCTACCAGTCACCAGCTATGTGATCTAGAGCTAGTGATTTGACTTCTCTGAACCCCAGATTCCTCTAGTTGGGGAAATAATACTTGCCCTGCTGGAGGGTATAGAGATAATGGACATAAGGAGACATAAAGCTTCTGGCACATGATAACTGATGAGAAAACTCCCAAGGTTTGAGGGAGGAGACTCATGCAGAATGGTACACTATTGAAGGCTGGGGTGGGATCATGTACCATGTCTAGTTAGGCTGGGCACTATGAGTTGGGGAAGAACAAGAGAGCTCAGTACTCAGGTGAAAGCAAGGTGATGCTAGGGTCATTtccaaggagggaggaggaggagagggggagtttGAAGCTGACAAAATGGTTTAAAACTCAAGCAGAATTGCCTCAGATATTGAGGTGAGATGGCCTACTGACCTGCAGGAGGTCTTGCTGTAGGGGATGAAGAAAAGAGGAAGTTCTGAGGTATGCAACCGCAAGTCAGGTGAATACGAGGACCTTCACAACATGGTAGTTGTGTCTAATTCATTAATCATGATAGAAAGATACCATGAGTTTAATCATGCatttaca
Coding sequences within it:
- the CALHM5 gene encoding calcium homeostasis modulator protein 5, which produces MDAFNGILKFILHQKTVIGYSFMALLTLGSERLFSLVAFKCPCSTENVLYGLVFLFAPAWVLLILGFFLNNRSWRLFTGCCVNPRKIFPRGHGGRFFYVLGQITLSSLVAPMMWLSVALLNGTFYECAMSGTKSARLLGLICKDKPKECWEELHKVSCGKTSMTATDSEELKLSLQAQSQILGWCLICSASFFSLLTTCYARCRSKVSYLQLNFWKTYAQKEKEQLENAFLDYASKLSERNLKSFFENKRPEVFPMPTFAAWEAASELHSFHQSQQHYSTLHRVVEEGPELSPEEDETTMVLVGSAHSV